CGGGGTACTCCCGGCTGTAGCCGTTGCCCCCGAACACCTGGACCGCGTCCAGGGTGTTCTGCATGGCGGCATCGGCGCAGAAGGCTTTGGCAATGGCTGCCTCCAGGGTGTTTCGCCGTCCCTGGTCTGCCAGCCAGGCGGCCTTCCACGCCAGGGCTCGGGCCGCCTCCACCCGGATGCGCATGTCGGCCAGCATGAACCCGACCCCCTGGAACTGGGCGATGGGCTGGCCAAAGGCCGTCCGCTCTCCCGCATACTTGACCGCTTCATCCAGGGCCCGGCGGGCCACGCCGGTGGCCGCCGCAGCCACCGGGGGGCGACTGCGGTCGAAGACCTGCATGGCCAGCATGAACCCGTCCCCTTCCCGGCCCACCAGGTTGCTGGCCGGGACCTCCACCTCTTCGAAGAAGACCATGGCTGCCTGGGCCGCGTGCTGGCCCATCTTCTCCAGGGGCTTGCTGACGCTGACGCCGGGGTAATCCCGCTCCACGATGAAGCAGCTCATGCCCTTGTGGCCCCCTTCGGGGTCCGTCTTGGCAAAGACGGTGAAGAAACTGGCCACCGGCGCGTCGGTGATCCAGGTCTTGGCGCCGTTGAGGATGTAGCTGTCGCCCTTGCGGGTGGCGGTGGTTTTGATGCCAGCCACGTCAGAACCGGCGTCGGGCTCGGTCATGCAGTAGGACATGATCTTCCCTTCGTCCACCAGCCGGGGGAAATAGCGCTTTTTTTGCTCGTCGCTGCCGGCCAGCAGCAAGGGAAGGACGGCCAACTGGTTGAGCATCAGGGCGGTTTGGATGCCGGAGCAGGCATAGGCCAGCTCTTCGGCCACCAGACATTCCTCCAGCACGTTGGCGCCCAGGCCGCCGTACTCCTCGGGGATGTTCATGTTGACCAGCCCCACCTCCCGGGCCTTGTGGAAGATGTCCCAGGGCCATTCCCCGCTGCGATCGTATTCATCCGCCCTGGGCAGAATTTCCTTGCGCGCGAAATCCCTGGCCAGCTCCTGGAGCATGCGCATCTCCTCGGACAGCTCGAGCTGCAGGCCGGTGCTCTCTGCCATGGTGTCGTGCAACATATTTCGCTCCCTCCCTCTTGACCGACTCCGGGCGCCGCCATCCCGGGCAGGCTTGTAGCTGGTGATGGGCGACTCCCGCCTATTTGGGGTATCTCGATTGAATACCCGGGCTATTCTGGTATTGTTGTGGGTGGGTTTATAATATTCCCCCAGTAGGGAAAGGGGAGAACAGTGACCTGCAAAATTTTTAAACGCAAAGGCGCAAAGGCGCAAAGAAACGCAGGAGAGAGTCACCCGAACCAGCGTTCATCTCCGTGGGTCAGCGTCCTCATTTGACCTTTGTGCAGTACTTTTGTGCAGTAGAGTGTGCAGTAGAGCTATCCAATCGAAAACGCCAAGAGACAAACGTCAAGAGACAAACGTCAAGAGTGAGGTAAATGTTAGAAAATTCGCACCTGTATCGGGAGATCCACGAGCAACCCCAGGTGTTGGCGGATCTCCTGGAGAGAGCCCGGCCAGCCATTCAGGGACTGGCTCGTGAGATTCAGCGCCGGCAGATCCGGTACGTCATGATTGCGGCCCGGGGCACCAGCGACAACGCCGGCCGCTACGCCAACTACCTGCTGGGCGCGGTCAACGGCCTGCCGGTGGCCCTGGCGACCCCCAGCCTGTACACCATCTACCGACGTCCTCCCCGCCTCACCGATGCCCTGGTGTTGGGCATCAGTCAGAGCGGCAAGAGTCCAGACATCGTCAGCGTGGTGGCCGAAGCCCGACGCCAGGGCGTGCTCACAGCCGCCATCACCAACGAGGGCGCTTCCGACCTGGCCCAGGAGGCCGA
The DNA window shown above is from Litorilinea aerophila and carries:
- a CDS encoding acyl-CoA dehydrogenase family protein, which translates into the protein MLHDTMAESTGLQLELSEEMRMLQELARDFARKEILPRADEYDRSGEWPWDIFHKAREVGLVNMNIPEEYGGLGANVLEECLVAEELAYACSGIQTALMLNQLAVLPLLLAGSDEQKKRYFPRLVDEGKIMSYCMTEPDAGSDVAGIKTTATRKGDSYILNGAKTWITDAPVASFFTVFAKTDPEGGHKGMSCFIVERDYPGVSVSKPLEKMGQHAAQAAMVFFEEVEVPASNLVGREGDGFMLAMQVFDRSRPPVAAAATGVARRALDEAVKYAGERTAFGQPIAQFQGVGFMLADMRIRVEAARALAWKAAWLADQGRRNTLEAAIAKAFCADAAMQNTLDAVQVFGGNGYSREYPVEKLMRDAKIYQIYEGTTQIQKAIIVRELYRDARRGSQ